One Pogoniulus pusillus isolate bPogPus1 chromosome 13, bPogPus1.pri, whole genome shotgun sequence genomic window, tcagagagctgctgacCCGAGGGCTCAGTGTTTTGTTGGTTCCAATAGCAGATGGAATATCCTGTTAAACCAGCAGACTGGGACACAGTGCTGATAGAGTTcatgagcaaaaaaaaagatcagtTATTTGTCAGGATGTTACTGTCATTCTTCTTTCCTGGCTGTGAGTAGCACTGGAGTGTGTTAGTGAAGGAGAGAAGACAATTAAGTgacagttctctgtctctctaaaAGTAGCACAGTCCTTGGTAATGGGCTTTTCAGAATGATTGCTGCTTGGCATAAAGGGATTAAACATTCTCCATATTTCACTTTTTGTATCTCCAGTGACTTTCCCTCAGGAGGCAAAGGGTAGGAGAGCTCACAGGTCACGTTACTTTAGGGGAAATTGTGCATATCCTCTGGGGAAACTGTAACTGACAAAACTGCAGGTGGACACAGCAAACCTGTGTGAACAGAACTCTGCTGATCCTAACTTCTCTGGGGGCAAACAGCTGCCAAAGGGGAATGTTGAGATTTGGCTTCTTAGCATTTTCTTTGAGTTGGTAAAAAGGAAGCACACTAAATAAGGATGAATGCTTGTGTCAAACTGGAACCATTACATTATTTTTCCTGTTGGGGAACTTCACCATTAGCAGGAAATGTATTTAAATCCTCCAATCACAAAagcattttgtctttcttttggtttgtgggttgtttttttttcccccttccattTAGAAAGTTCAGTGCAATGTGAAGTAATTCCTAGTCCAGGTGGAAATTAGGGATTAGTTTCTTCAGCTAGGAGCAAGGTAATAAGTTACTTGTCCACTTTTGTGAGGCTGGCTTAGCCATTACATACAGCCCTCAAGACGTGGCAAAGTGCAGGTAGGTGGGTAAATTTCTTGGAGGCTGGGCCTTAAGGAGTGTGTAGGGTGTCTGATTTAACAACCTTGCTCAGAATCCATTATTAAAAGCTTTTTATAGCAGCTCAAATGTTAACTCCTGTTAAAATGTTTCCTCTTGCCTGTTGTCCTTGCCCAGTGAAGTGTGTTAGCTGTGAATGGTGGTGACAGATTGGGTTCTCTCTCCTGAAGATGTTCAGAGCAATGCAGAAGAGGTTTGCTCACAGACCAGAGCAAactggctggggagggaagtgCTTCTGCAGTGCAGTAACAAAGATAGTATCATCTCAAGAATGGCACCAAAGGTTGTTTTGCTTGACCTTGTCTCGACTAAGAAGACAATTTATGGTTCAAGTGTGGAAGCCTTTTACCACAGTTTCACACACTTCTCACTCCTAGCATCTTCAGGAGGTGCTGGCCAATCATTTGATTAGTCTTTGTACCTGTTCTCCCTCATTTAGTCCTGTTTGCCTGATGTGGTGAACACTCAGACTGAGGAAATGTTATGTGCTTTGGGGCAAGGTCTGATACCTGCATGATGGATCTTCTGTGTAAGGTGTCTGGCTGAAGTAGGTGACCAGGCTATGTTGTGAGGACCATGTGCAAAGTATTAGCTGGAATGAAACTTTGCACTTCTCACCTTTTAGGGGAAGGTTATGATGTTGAActtcatttaaaaacaaacaaaatgctcCCCTGAACAAACAAACATCAAAACCACATTTGGACTTCAGACTAACTCCTCTTTTCCCTGGTCTCCTTCAAAGCAAGAATGCTGCTGTCCCAGCGCACAGGCTGCAATAATGGCAACCACAGAGCACATTGCCTATCAAGAAACTGGAATTGGGCTGTTTTGGGAGAACACCCATTGCTCCACTGCCAGCCCCCACCCCTTTGAGAAGGGCAGTTTTGAGGGTGGGGTTTTCTTGGTTTGATTTTACTCTGTTCACTGAGCATTCTGAGAACAGAGGCCTAATGTTCTCAGAGCTGATATAGCTAAGTGGCACTTTGGGAGTTTATTTTGTACTGGACTGCCAAGCTTCTGTCTAAATTCCTGCACAGACTATTTCATACAACCTGTAGTGTGCAAACCTTATTTCTGGGAGACTGGTCAGTGTGCAAATAGCACCATTATGTTTACCTCATTAtgtgagggattttttttttgctgtactTGTTCTGTGTAGCTTAGGGATCTGTCAGACTTAGAGTGAAGCATCAAGTGCAGCTTCCTTCCTCTAGGGGAATGCAGCAGGGAGTCAGTCGAGTTGACTTCAGCTGTCTGTGTCCTCTAGTCAGTGTAGGAGAAACAGTTCTAGTTACCTCCATGTTATTGCCTTCTGCTATATGCAAGTGAGAACAAGACTGAATGAAGTTGGTTCCGTTGCTGGTAGCTGGGTAGATTGCAATAAACACTAAGCAAACCAGATGAACAGAGTGCTTGCTGCCTGTCCAAGAACCGATGCTTCTTTAAGATATAGCGCCAAAGAGTTAATGTGCCTTCTTGAGTGGAAGCTTTCAGGGCATTGCTTGAGAGCAGGGGACTTGCCACTGGCAGAAAAGGCCTCCTGTCTTTATGTCAGTGTCTGTGGTGGAGGTTAGTAAACAGCTGAGAACCTGAAATTTGGCCTGAAAAGAGCTTTATCAGAAGGGCTGTGTGCTTTTGTTGCTCCTGAGGGCTCCTCTGCTTTGAGTTGTGAAGTGGCAATAAACAGGCTTTTTGAGCAGTATGTGTTACAAGCCTTTCCAAACTGGATTTACAATACAACCTTAATCTCTaatcctttttccccccccatctTCCATTTTCCTCCTAAGTTGATCCTCCTAGGTTATGTTTTCAGCAGTGCCTTGCTGCATTCCAGTGCTTTTACTCTTGATCGTGCAAGGGGATATTTCCTGGAGTTTGTAACAGGCTAATTTACAATCTTTAGTTTGTGCTGTTTCCTATAAAGACAAAGATCACCATCTGGGGACAAAACTTAATTAAAACATGTCAgtctccacagctgctgcagcagcaggaatgtCACATGAGCTCAAAGTCAGTGCTGGTGAAAGCACCTTCATCAAAGGATGGagctgactgcagaagaggGAATAGCAAATAGAGGTGCAAGCCTGAGCCAcacttgttcttttttttttcctctctctctccatgcaATTTACACTTTCCACCAGGAAGTAAGACAACAGGTATTGGCTGCCAGACACTTCCTTTCCTACCACACAGTAAGGTAGCTTGCAAGCTACCTATTGTTTATCTTCTTATGCTTATTTTCTCCATGTGCCTGGAGCCTTTCTCTGTTAGAACAGCCAGAAATCCTTCCTGCTCTGTCAGAACCAGAGACAAGTATCAGAAACTCTAAGTAACTCGGTGTGCAGCACAAAAGAAAAGGTGTTAACTCTTATCTCTTAAGTTGGAGCTGTGGCTTACTGAGCATCTCAAGTAGGGCATTTTTGAGCGGTATAAATTATTcagaactgctggagggagACAAGAAGCAATCTTGTTCAGAGGGTGTGAATTCTGCCTGCCTGGGATATCCTGTATCTTTGCTTTGCTCAAATAGCCTTATGTATGAAGCACTTTATCCAAATGCAGGAATTAAAGAACTATTACTACAGCTGGTAGACTGGAAATGTTTACAGATCCTGTATTACATTCCAAGATTCTATCTGTAAGTGTTATATGTCTTTGTAAAAGTGtttaaaaccaacaaaactTGTGTAAGAAGTTGTGTGTGGTGTGTTATTTCTAGCAGAGTTTTTGCTGCCCATGCTGACAGCTCCCCTGCTACCCCACCTGTGGCAAAGCCTGCAGCTATAAGTGATGACACTTTGCTATATGAACTTGTTGCAAGTTGGTTTTGTTCAGCATATTCTTACCTGAAATGCTCAAACCAATTCTGAGTTCATGGCAGGAGCTACAAGACTGAAAACAGGGCTCAACCAGTGCCATTACTTTACCTGACTTTTGTTTTCCTAACTCCTATAATCTTACTATACCTTCAGCTGGGAGGGATCTTTACCTGAGGTTTTTCAGAAGGCTTTCACAGCACTGGTCAAGTCTTAACCTTGTTCCAGGAAATAATGCTGAATCCCTGTCTAGCAACAGGCACTGAGAAGAAAATTGATTCTGCTGCATCACATTCCACTTAATGTTTCTGTGAAAGGATGCCAACCTCTGGAAGGCTCTTAAACAGTCCAGAAGGCAGCTAGCTGTTGACAACAGAATATTACATGCTTTTactgaaaaataattttaatcaTTTCCAAACAAAAAGGCTTAAAATATCAACCACCTGCAAAGAAAAAGTTTAACAGTAAATCCTTCATCATAGTAATCACATAACCACTAAAGTAATACTACAGCAGGAACTTCACAGCATGGAAAATATCATTACTTTTATTTCTGCTCTAAGAAGCCCTctgattttcctttcttcctggtcaCCTGACAAGTGAGTCTCCTTTGCTGGAGAGTTGAGAAAGGagacctctccaagcagcactcctGGTGTTCCACCCCAATGCGGGCAGCAGCACGTGGGTCGAGCGGTTCTGTTTTCTTAAACTTCCTCCACTTCTGTCAGGGTGTGCTCCACGATAGTGTCTTGTCCCTGGAACTTAAAATAGCCACGAAACAACTTCTTCTGAAGCAGGAGGGGGAACCAGTAGGCATCATCTGCCCACATGCAATTGAAGGGCACCTCATCCAGCTGGAACCACTGTGGGCGCATTTCTGGTGGGAGGAAACAAACTTCGCATGAGACTTTCTCTTGGGTTTTCACTGCTAAGGCTTTGAATGCCCAGCAACAAGCAGCTTCCCTCGacagcccagctgcctcccttctcagAGATTTTGGCAcaaacagttctgtgtttcAGGAGCAAGCCTGTCTCAGAAGGGATACATCCTTCCCTTCCACTAGTGACCTACCCTCACTTTCTCTTGGCTCTCCGTGGAAGTCATCTGCCCGGAAAATGTGAACATCCATGAGTTCAGAGTTGCCTACGAACTCAAAAGTGATCTGACCCATCTTCTGCAGGGTGTCCACTGTCAGTCCACTCTCCTCCAGGAGCTCCCTGTGCAAGAAATACTTCTTTGTGTGAAAGCAAGCAGTGAGAGAACAAGAAAGCAGTTACTAGCTTTATCACCACATTCAAAAGGCTTGCAGTGAGCCAAAGGTGGAAGCTGCACCTGTGaaacagagcagggcacagcagagttcTAACTGGCACCAAACAATTGGCC contains:
- the NUDT1 gene encoding oxidized purine nucleoside triphosphate hydrolase, yielding MCTSRLFTLVLVVQPPRVLLGMKKRGFGAGLWNGFGGKVQPGESIEEAARRELLEESGLTVDTLQKMGQITFEFVGNSELMDVHIFRADDFHGEPRESEEMRPQWFQLDEVPFNCMWADDAYWFPLLLQKKLFRGYFKFQGQDTIVEHTLTEVEEV